The following coding sequences lie in one Methanopyrus sp. SNP6 genomic window:
- a CDS encoding RDD family protein → MNPAPFELRFGAYAIDCVITAVISLLICLALACLVTPVKFLSTWSLTSWIYWTIFEGTYGESPGKRVFGLKVVNEEGEA, encoded by the coding sequence GTGAATCCGGCACCTTTCGAGCTGCGGTTCGGCGCCTACGCTATTGACTGTGTGATCACGGCCGTGATATCGTTGTTAATATGTCTGGCTTTAGCGTGTCTGGTGACTCCGGTGAAGTTCCTCAGCACTTGGTCACTGACTTCATGGATATACTGGACGATATTCGAAGGCACCTACGGAGAAAGCCCAGGTAAACGGGTTTTCGGACTCAAGGTCGTCAACGAAGAAGGAGAGGCGTGA
- a CDS encoding DJ-1/PfpI family protein — MIAVLVDDGFEEIEFGAVVSVLSRGGLEWDLVGVEERAEGMGGMEVDIDSTVWDVEGGDYEGVIVPGGSAPTTLIGYRHCLNLIQSVESDGGVVVGLSSGALVLAEAGVLRGRKATTYPGFEAELKVNGAEPVPKGVVRDGNVVTSRGPAFAIEACLEVVRELCGDHMANSVARQLILK; from the coding sequence TTGATCGCTGTACTAGTGGACGACGGGTTTGAAGAGATCGAGTTCGGCGCAGTCGTGAGTGTACTCTCACGCGGCGGGCTCGAGTGGGATCTGGTGGGAGTCGAGGAGCGCGCTGAAGGGATGGGGGGTATGGAAGTGGACATCGACTCCACGGTGTGGGATGTCGAGGGGGGCGATTATGAGGGTGTAATCGTGCCCGGCGGATCCGCGCCCACGACGCTGATCGGTTATCGGCACTGCCTGAACCTCATCCAGTCTGTGGAATCCGACGGTGGTGTAGTAGTGGGTTTATCCTCTGGAGCGTTAGTCCTTGCGGAGGCTGGGGTTCTACGTGGAAGGAAGGCGACCACATACCCAGGATTTGAAGCGGAGCTCAAGGTGAACGGCGCGGAGCCCGTGCCTAAAGGGGTGGTGAGAGACGGGAACGTGGTGACTAGTAGGGGCCCGGCATTCGCGATCGAAGCTTGCCTAGAGGTAGTTCGAGAGCTCTGCGGTGATCACATGGCAAACTCCGTCGCAAGACAACTCATCCTGAAGTAA
- a CDS encoding DUF1890 family protein, producing the protein MLVVSLGCPKIPPKISSAIYACHRYDDRVLVLSTETGCKLLEYADPEGLYVDETRTYEKYLEDPDAAGILLAFVTNDAELQIAVTLKEVSEPDDARAVCIEEFEDRLEDYGFLTAPVTGRRWKHDPKRWVKAVEDVLGASR; encoded by the coding sequence TTGCTCGTCGTCTCCCTGGGGTGTCCGAAGATCCCACCGAAAATCTCCTCCGCAATTTACGCGTGTCACCGGTATGACGATAGAGTGTTGGTACTCAGCACCGAGACAGGATGTAAGCTCCTCGAGTACGCCGACCCTGAGGGGCTGTACGTGGATGAAACTCGAACGTACGAGAAATACCTAGAGGATCCTGACGCCGCCGGTATCCTGCTCGCGTTCGTGACGAACGATGCAGAGCTACAGATAGCGGTCACCCTTAAGGAAGTATCCGAACCCGACGACGCGAGAGCTGTGTGCATCGAAGAGTTCGAGGATCGGCTCGAGGACTACGGGTTCCTCACCGCACCGGTAACTGGTCGGCGGTGGAAGCACGACCCGAAGAGGTGGGTTAAGGCGGTCGAGGACGTGTTGGGGGCGAGTCGATGA
- a CDS encoding DUF1894 domain-containing protein, with translation MTFCLEEREYEILMARRPFGDCARYIESKFGNIIKLRPGEEVLPGLRVIGCGKIPVAYGDGWIVLPITKPCHGSFVVKVEISAEELEWFRKKHVSGR, from the coding sequence ATGACGTTCTGTCTTGAGGAGCGGGAATACGAGATACTTATGGCGAGAAGGCCGTTCGGCGACTGTGCGAGATACATTGAATCGAAGTTTGGAAACATCATCAAGTTGCGGCCTGGTGAGGAGGTTCTGCCTGGGCTTCGGGTGATAGGATGCGGAAAGATCCCAGTAGCGTACGGGGATGGTTGGATCGTACTACCGATAACGAAACCGTGTCACGGAAGCTTCGTCGTGAAGGTAGAAATTAGTGCGGAAGAACTCGAGTGGTTCCGTAAGAAGCACGTAAGCGGGCGTTAG
- a CDS encoding 50S ribosomal protein L2 — protein sequence MGKRIRPQRLGRGGPTYRAPSHRYRGRIEHRPYDEQEKKGKVAGKVVELLHDPARNAPVARVRFEDGEERLILVPEGTKVGDTIECGVSAEIKPGNTLPLAEIPEGVPIFNIEGQPGDGGKFARAPGCYATIIAHDVGRTYVQLPSGKVRTFDPRCRATIGVMSGGGKREKPFVKAGKKYHHMRSKGGKWPKVRGVAMNAVDHPFGGGNHQSPGKPTTIARGDPPGRKVGHIAARKTGRGGRR from the coding sequence ATGGGCAAGCGTATCCGCCCGCAACGGCTGGGACGTGGCGGGCCTACGTACCGCGCTCCATCTCACCGTTACCGCGGTCGTATAGAGCATAGGCCTTATGATGAACAGGAAAAGAAGGGCAAGGTCGCCGGTAAGGTAGTCGAGCTGCTCCATGATCCGGCGCGCAACGCTCCAGTTGCTAGAGTAAGGTTCGAGGACGGAGAGGAGCGGCTCATATTAGTGCCCGAGGGGACCAAGGTAGGCGACACCATAGAGTGCGGTGTGTCTGCGGAGATCAAACCCGGCAACACGCTTCCACTCGCGGAGATCCCGGAAGGAGTTCCCATATTCAACATCGAGGGACAGCCGGGCGACGGCGGTAAGTTCGCGCGGGCGCCCGGATGCTACGCCACCATCATCGCCCACGATGTCGGACGTACCTACGTGCAGCTCCCCTCCGGTAAGGTACGCACGTTCGACCCACGATGTCGGGCCACGATCGGTGTCATGTCCGGTGGCGGTAAGCGCGAGAAGCCGTTCGTTAAGGCGGGTAAGAAGTATCACCACATGCGCAGCAAGGGTGGTAAGTGGCCGAAAGTACGCGGTGTCGCGATGAACGCCGTCGACCACCCGTTCGGTGGAGGTAATCACCAGAGTCCGGGTAAGCCCACGACGATCGCTAGAGGTGACCCGCCGGGTAGGAAGGTCGGTCACATCGCGGCCCGGAAGACGGGTCGTGGTGGACGCCGCTAA
- a CDS encoding 50S ribosomal protein L23, with protein sequence MAKRYGPKIEDPHDVLLYPVATEKAMRLMEAENKLTFIVRRDANKPLIKRAVEELFDVEVEKVNTLITPTGEKKAYVKLKPEYRAEDVAVDLRIL encoded by the coding sequence GTGGCCAAGAGATACGGTCCTAAGATCGAAGACCCACACGACGTCCTACTGTACCCAGTGGCCACTGAGAAGGCGATGCGGTTGATGGAGGCGGAGAACAAGCTCACTTTCATCGTACGGCGGGATGCCAACAAACCTCTCATCAAGAGGGCCGTCGAGGAGCTGTTCGATGTTGAGGTGGAAAAGGTAAACACCCTGATCACCCCGACCGGGGAGAAAAAAGCTTACGTCAAGTTAAAGCCGGAGTACCGCGCTGAGGACGTCGCAGTCGACTTAAGGATTCTGTAG
- the rpl4p gene encoding 50S ribosomal protein L4, whose amino-acid sequence MEAPVFNLEGEDVDTIDLPSFFKEPVRKDLIRRAVLAAQANRRQPYGTDPRAGFRTSAESWGAGHGVAMVPRVKGRRHPAAGRAARVAQAVGGQKAHAPTPEKDWAQRVNRKERRVALRSALAATAKPEFVKERGHVIDDVPHLPVVVVDELRSVNKAREVREFFKNVGLWADVERAKRKRRIRAGKGKRRGRRYVKPKSVLIVVDEDDGIKLGARNHPGVDVVEAMHLGVEHLAPGAHPGRLTVFTPGALEVLEERLGE is encoded by the coding sequence GTGGAAGCTCCCGTCTTCAACCTCGAGGGTGAAGATGTCGACACAATCGACCTACCGTCTTTCTTCAAGGAGCCGGTCCGTAAGGACCTCATCCGGCGCGCGGTGCTTGCGGCTCAGGCTAACCGCCGCCAACCCTACGGTACCGATCCGCGCGCCGGTTTCAGGACTAGCGCCGAGTCCTGGGGCGCCGGTCACGGCGTGGCGATGGTTCCGAGGGTGAAGGGACGAAGACATCCGGCGGCCGGCAGGGCCGCCAGGGTCGCCCAGGCGGTCGGAGGGCAGAAGGCCCACGCACCGACGCCAGAAAAGGACTGGGCTCAGCGAGTTAACAGGAAGGAGCGACGTGTGGCGCTCAGATCCGCTCTGGCGGCGACTGCCAAGCCCGAGTTCGTGAAGGAGCGCGGCCATGTAATCGATGACGTTCCACACCTCCCAGTGGTGGTCGTGGACGAGCTAAGGAGCGTGAACAAGGCCAGGGAGGTCCGGGAATTCTTCAAGAACGTCGGGTTGTGGGCCGACGTAGAGCGGGCCAAGCGCAAGCGACGTATTCGCGCGGGTAAAGGAAAGCGGCGCGGTCGGCGGTACGTGAAGCCGAAGAGCGTGCTCATCGTGGTGGATGAGGACGATGGTATCAAGTTAGGTGCCAGGAACCACCCGGGCGTCGACGTCGTCGAGGCGATGCACTTGGGCGTTGAACACCTGGCTCCCGGTGCGCATCCCGGGCGACTGACCGTGTTCACACCCGGAGCTCTGGAGGTCCTGGAAGAGCGCTTGGGGGAGTAA
- a CDS encoding 50S ribosomal protein L3, translating to MGRGGRRNPGRPRRGSLAFSPRKRASRPVPRIRSWPDEERVRVQGFAGYKAGMTHVIMIDDWPNSPTEGEEISVPVTILDAPPMYVAAIRAYAPTPDGYKCVTEAWVEIPEELEMDRVFTVPKDGEAGDLDKIEELVDEGIVEEIRVIVATQPKKAGVPKKKPDVMEHRIGGKDVRERFEYAVEILGEEIRAKDVFDEGEIVDVSAITKGKGFQGVVKRWGVTIQDRKAQRKQKGRHIGSIGPITPSRVRWTVPMAGQVGYHQRTEHNKRILKIGEDGEEVTPRGGFVNYGVVSGDYIMIHGTVPGPKKRLIRVRPAVRPPKNAPEGAPEILYISRTSQQGVRPKASEDEIVEQLGGPTSA from the coding sequence ATGGGACGCGGTGGACGCAGGAATCCAGGTAGGCCAAGACGCGGTTCTCTGGCCTTCAGTCCGAGGAAGCGTGCCTCACGGCCCGTTCCTAGGATCCGAAGTTGGCCGGACGAGGAGAGAGTGCGCGTGCAAGGATTCGCAGGTTACAAGGCCGGAATGACCCACGTCATCATGATCGATGACTGGCCTAACAGTCCGACCGAAGGTGAAGAAATCTCGGTGCCCGTAACGATCCTCGATGCCCCTCCGATGTACGTCGCCGCCATCCGCGCTTACGCGCCCACGCCGGACGGTTACAAGTGCGTGACCGAGGCGTGGGTGGAGATTCCCGAGGAGCTGGAGATGGACCGGGTGTTCACGGTACCCAAGGATGGCGAGGCTGGAGATCTGGACAAGATCGAGGAGCTCGTCGACGAGGGTATCGTGGAGGAGATCAGGGTTATCGTGGCCACACAGCCGAAGAAGGCTGGAGTTCCGAAGAAGAAGCCCGACGTCATGGAGCACAGGATCGGCGGTAAGGACGTACGGGAGCGTTTCGAGTACGCTGTAGAGATACTCGGCGAGGAGATCAGAGCCAAGGACGTCTTCGACGAGGGCGAGATCGTGGACGTTTCCGCAATTACGAAGGGTAAGGGCTTCCAGGGCGTGGTGAAGCGCTGGGGTGTTACGATCCAGGACCGTAAGGCTCAGCGGAAGCAGAAAGGGCGGCACATCGGATCGATAGGTCCGATCACACCCTCCAGGGTGAGGTGGACCGTCCCAATGGCGGGTCAAGTGGGTTATCACCAGCGCACCGAGCACAATAAGCGCATCCTCAAGATCGGAGAGGACGGTGAGGAAGTCACTCCGCGCGGAGGTTTCGTTAACTATGGAGTCGTCAGCGGTGATTACATCATGATTCACGGCACGGTTCCTGGACCGAAGAAGAGGTTGATCCGGGTAAGACCTGCCGTGCGACCGCCGAAGAACGCGCCCGAAGGAGCGCCCGAGATCCTGTACATCAGCCGAACATCGCAGCAGGGTGTTCGGCCGAAGGCTTCCGAGGATGAGATCGTGGAGCAGCTCGGAGGCCCCACGAGCGCTTAA
- a CDS encoding 50S ribosomal protein L44e, which translates to MAKIPKKIRTYCPYCRKHTIHEVERAKKNPARKMSWGQRQFERVLKGYGGFPRPKPSGEKPTKKVDLRYRCTECGKAHTRKGWRAGTLEITEE; encoded by the coding sequence TTGGCCAAGATCCCGAAGAAAATCCGAACGTACTGCCCATACTGCAGGAAACACACCATCCACGAGGTAGAGCGTGCCAAGAAGAACCCAGCGAGAAAGATGTCGTGGGGACAACGTCAGTTCGAGCGTGTTCTGAAGGGATACGGTGGATTCCCACGTCCCAAGCCGTCGGGAGAGAAACCCACGAAGAAAGTGGATCTGCGCTACCGATGTACCGAATGTGGTAAAGCCCACACTCGGAAGGGTTGGCGGGCCGGTACCCTTGAGATTACCGAGGAGTAG
- a CDS encoding 30S ribosomal protein S27e — MKRFTESDLVPQPRSRFLRVECVDCGNEQIIFGNVSTEVKCHICGRTLAKPTGGKAKILTKIKEVLE; from the coding sequence CTGAAGAGGTTCACCGAGTCCGACCTCGTACCGCAGCCTCGTAGCAGATTCCTCCGCGTGGAGTGCGTGGATTGTGGTAACGAGCAGATCATATTCGGAAACGTGAGCACCGAGGTGAAGTGCCACATCTGCGGCCGTACTCTAGCCAAGCCGACCGGCGGTAAGGCCAAGATCCTCACCAAGATCAAGGAGGTGCTCGAGTAA
- a CDS encoding translation initiation factor IF-2 subunit alpha — protein sequence MPRKLRDIPEEGEIVMATVERVEDHGAFVTLDEYPGVDGYIHISEVASGWVKNIGDYVKEGQKVVAKVIRVNPKRKYANLSLRKVTDHQRKEKLKEWKREQRAEKLLEMVAEELGKDLDEAYEEAGYKLIEEYGSLYDALERAAAEEGPEPLLKAGIPEEWAEKLAELAIENIEPGRVKIEAYVDLTCPAPNGVEIIREALEKIEEFQQGDVKMEVQYVGAPRYRITVDAPDYRTAEKMVRKAAQAAIDHVEEHGGEGEFHREIEEG from the coding sequence ATGCCCAGAAAGTTGCGTGATATTCCCGAAGAAGGCGAGATAGTGATGGCCACGGTAGAGCGTGTTGAGGACCACGGAGCTTTCGTCACGCTGGACGAGTACCCTGGAGTGGACGGATACATCCATATCTCTGAGGTGGCAAGCGGTTGGGTCAAGAACATCGGTGACTACGTCAAGGAGGGTCAGAAAGTAGTCGCCAAGGTTATCCGCGTGAACCCGAAGCGTAAGTACGCCAATCTCTCACTCAGGAAGGTCACCGACCACCAGCGCAAGGAGAAACTGAAGGAGTGGAAGCGTGAGCAGAGGGCCGAAAAGCTCCTCGAGATGGTCGCAGAAGAGCTCGGCAAGGACCTGGACGAAGCTTACGAGGAGGCCGGGTACAAGCTGATCGAGGAATACGGGTCCCTTTACGATGCACTGGAAAGGGCGGCCGCCGAGGAAGGACCGGAACCACTCCTCAAGGCCGGAATACCGGAAGAGTGGGCAGAAAAGCTCGCGGAACTGGCGATTGAGAACATCGAGCCGGGTCGCGTGAAGATCGAGGCGTACGTCGATCTCACATGCCCGGCTCCGAACGGTGTAGAGATAATCCGAGAGGCGCTCGAGAAGATCGAGGAGTTCCAGCAAGGTGACGTTAAAATGGAAGTACAGTACGTAGGAGCTCCACGATACCGAATCACCGTGGACGCCCCAGATTACCGAACGGCTGAGAAAATGGTCAGGAAGGCAGCTCAGGCCGCGATCGACCACGTGGAAGAGCACGGAGGCGAGGGAGAGTTCCACCGGGAGATCGAGGAGGGGTAA
- a CDS encoding RNA-protein complex protein Nop10, whose translation MPKRLRRCRECGEYTLQRDKCPHCGGNLEVPHPHRFSPEDPYGKYRRKLKKRMWAEKFGPPPGEGD comes from the coding sequence GTGCCTAAACGACTACGCAGGTGTAGGGAGTGCGGGGAATACACGCTTCAAAGGGACAAATGCCCGCATTGCGGTGGAAATCTGGAAGTGCCGCACCCGCACCGATTCTCCCCGGAAGATCCGTACGGTAAATATCGGAGGAAGCTGAAGAAAAGGATGTGGGCCGAGAAATTCGGCCCGCCTCCTGGCGAGGGGGATTAA
- a CDS encoding proteasome assembly chaperone family protein → MDLLELARGNTVIKFDFEPEVEKPVLVEGLPGIGHVGKLAAEAMIEDLGAEKFAELYSPHFPPHVSVNEDGIVEVMRNEFYVYESEGNEPDIIFLIGEAQAQGELGQYKVTIRILQTVKEFGTEMIFTLGGLGTGTVPTEPKVVGAATHKELIDLLKEHGIEVRSGDKGGNIVGASGLLLGFGKMMGMKGVCLMGVTPGHVIDPRAAMAVVEKLSTILGVEVEADSLKKQAERFEREFVAQMEEMPSALEEVQQEAEEGKPEEDLRYIG, encoded by the coding sequence TTGGACTTGCTGGAGCTGGCTCGTGGGAACACCGTGATTAAGTTCGATTTCGAGCCGGAGGTGGAAAAGCCGGTCCTCGTGGAAGGGCTTCCCGGTATCGGGCACGTGGGTAAGCTAGCCGCCGAGGCGATGATCGAAGACTTAGGTGCCGAAAAGTTTGCGGAGCTGTACTCACCGCACTTCCCGCCACACGTATCCGTGAACGAGGATGGTATTGTGGAAGTGATGAGGAACGAGTTCTACGTGTACGAATCCGAGGGTAACGAACCCGACATCATCTTCCTCATCGGCGAGGCGCAGGCGCAGGGTGAACTCGGACAGTACAAGGTCACCATCCGCATACTGCAAACCGTTAAGGAGTTCGGAACGGAAATGATCTTCACACTCGGAGGCCTCGGAACCGGAACCGTCCCGACTGAACCAAAGGTCGTCGGGGCGGCTACGCACAAGGAACTTATCGACCTGCTAAAGGAGCACGGCATTGAAGTCCGCAGCGGCGACAAGGGCGGCAATATCGTAGGAGCTTCCGGTCTGCTGCTCGGCTTCGGGAAGATGATGGGCATGAAAGGAGTTTGCTTGATGGGTGTAACCCCAGGGCACGTTATTGACCCACGGGCTGCGATGGCCGTCGTCGAGAAACTGTCCACGATTCTGGGGGTTGAAGTTGAGGCCGATTCGTTGAAAAAGCAAGCCGAGCGATTCGAGCGCGAATTCGTGGCACAGATGGAGGAGATGCCTTCGGCGCTAGAGGAGGTGCAGCAGGAGGCGGAAGAGGGTAAACCGGAAGAAGACCTCAGGTACATAGGGTGA
- a CDS encoding archaeosortase/exosortase family protein, whose translation MVDLRYLTSVISVSLFVYSGIDTEPLQYVTAQWVESVLHLMGLTVPKSGYIFQIGTVSAVIVKGCVVWPAISLFVGLIVATPGPSVLRKIAALVASVALLTAGNVLRLAGMFYMMEVWGVGFRLAHDVIGQLVGLAIVILAAWVSFYIVPETEDRLREIIPWPGE comes from the coding sequence GTGGTGGACCTGAGGTATCTAACCAGTGTCATCTCGGTATCACTGTTCGTTTACTCGGGCATAGACACCGAGCCGCTCCAGTATGTGACGGCCCAGTGGGTAGAAAGTGTGCTCCATTTAATGGGGCTCACCGTTCCCAAGTCCGGCTACATATTCCAGATCGGAACCGTAAGTGCGGTAATCGTGAAAGGATGCGTCGTCTGGCCCGCTATCTCGCTGTTCGTAGGACTGATCGTCGCCACCCCCGGTCCATCTGTGCTCCGAAAAATCGCTGCTCTCGTCGCGTCCGTAGCACTGCTCACGGCCGGCAACGTGCTAAGGCTGGCGGGCATGTTCTACATGATGGAGGTGTGGGGAGTGGGGTTCCGGCTAGCCCACGATGTGATCGGTCAGTTGGTGGGACTCGCCATCGTCATACTAGCGGCGTGGGTATCATTCTACATCGTGCCGGAAACCGAAGATAGACTCCGTGAAATAATCCCTTGGCCGGGTGAGTGA